The following is a genomic window from Adhaeribacter radiodurans.
GTGTGAAAGCTGCTACTTTGCGGAGTTTAGTTAAATTTAAAAATACCGGTAAATCTATTCCGATTAGCGAAGTAGAATCGGCTGAAAGTATATTCAAGCGCTTTGCCACCGGTGCAATGTCCTTTGGTTCTATCTCGCACGAAGCTCATACTACTTTAGCTATTGCTATGAACCGTATTGGGGGTAAGAGCAATTGCGGCGAAGGGGGCGAAGACGAAATTCGCTTTGAACGTAAGCCTAATGGCGATTGGGAACGTTCGGCAATTAAGCAAGTTGCGTCTGGTCGTTTTGGTGTAACCAGTTATTATTTGACTAACGCCGAAGAATTACAGATTAAAATGGCGCAGGGAGCTAAACCCGGCGAAGGTGGCCAATTACCCGGACATAAAGTAGATGATTGGATTGGGCGGGTTCGGCATTCAACGCCGGGCGTAGGTTTAATATCGCCACCGCCGCACCACGATATTTACTCCATCGAAGATTTAGCTCAGCTGATTTTCGATTTAAAAAATTCGAATCCGAAAGCCCGCATTAACGTGAAGCTGGTTTCAGAAGCAGGCGTTGGAACGGTTGCTGCTGGGGTAGCTAAAGCTTTCTCCGATGTGGTATTAATTTCTGGTTTTGATGGCGGTACCGGTGCTTCGCCGATTTCATCTATCAAGCACGCTGGTTTACCTTGGGAATTAGGTGTAGCCGAAGCGCATCAAACTTTAGTGCGTAATAAACTGCGTAGCCGGATTGTATTGCAAGCCGATGGCCAGATGAAAACGGGTCGTGATTTGGCAATTGCAGCTTTACTGGGTGCTGAAGAATGGGGCGTAGCTACTGCCGCTTTAATAACAGAAGGTTGTATTATGATGCGTAAGTGTCATTTAAATACGTGCCCGGTAGGTGTAGCCACTCAGAATAAAGAATTACGCGCTTTATTTACCGGTAAACCGGAGCACGTTGTAAACTTATTCCACTTCCTGGCGCAAGAGTTACGCGAGATTATGGCTGAATTAGGTTTCCGGACTGTGAATGAGATGATAGGTCAGGTGGATGTGCTGGAAATGCGCGATAACATTACTAACTGGAAGCATAAATCCATTGACCTGAGCCGCGTGTTGTATAAAGAGCAAGTTGGACCGGAAGTAGGTATTTATAAGCAGGAAGAACAAGAACACATGCTAGATGTAGTGTTGGATGTTGACCTGATTGAAGCGGCTAAACCTGCTCTGGAAAATGCGATTAATGTTAAAGGTGAGTTTAGAATTACCAATACCGACCGGGCTACCGGAACCATGCTGTCGCACGAAATTTCGAAGAAATATAAAGGGATAGGTTTACCGGCAGATACGATTCACTTTAAATTTAATGGTTCGGCTGGTCAAAGCTTTGGTGCTTTTGGAGCACCTGGTATCCGGTTTGAATTGGAAGGTGAGGCTAACGATTACTTCGGCAAAGGTTTATCCGGTGGTCAGTTAATTTTATATCCGCCTAAAACTGCCCGTTTTAAAGCCAACGAAAATATTATTGCGGGTAACGTAGCCTTTTACGGTGCTACTGCCGGCGAAGCGTACATTCGGGGGCAGGCAGGTGAGCGTTTCTGCGTGCGTAATTCCGGGGTAAAAGCCGTTGTAGAAGGCGTAGGCGATCACGGTTGCGAATACATGACGGGCGGGGTGGCTGTAATATTAGGAGAAACGGGTCGTAACTTTGCCGCTGGTATGAGCGGTGGTGTGGCGTACGTGTTTGATCCGAACCAACAATTTGCCGGCCGTTGTAACATGGAAATGGTAGACTTTGATCCTTTGGAAGAAGAGGATTTAAATGAATTACACCGTTTAATTTCTAACCATCAGCAATTTACTGGTAGCGATGTTGCCGCCGCTTTGCTGGGTAACTGGGAAAATACTGTAAAACAATTTGTAAAAGTTATGCCAACCGACTACAAACTGGTACTGCAAAATCGCAAGTTAGTACAGGAAGTAGAAGTAGGAAATATGGAGGTAGCAGTAAATGGGTAAGCCAACTGGATTTATGGAATACGGCAGAGAGCTGCCGAAAAAAAGAGACCCTAAACTACGGGTAAACGATTATAACGAATTGTACGAGCCCTTTGGCGAAGATAAAGTACAAACGCAAGCCGCGCGTTGCATGGATTGTGGCGTACCTTTTTGCCATAGTGGTTGTCCGTTGGGTAATATTATTCCCGATTTTAACGATGCCGTGTACGAGCAGAATTGGGAATTAGCCGCCGAGATTTTATTTTCTACGAATAATTTCCCGGAATTTACCGGTCGTATTTGCCCGGCTCCCTGCGAAGCCGCTTGCGTACTAGGTATTAATAAACCTCCGGTAGCCATTGAGGAAATTGAAAAAAATATTGCCGAAGTTGCCTTTGAAAGAGGCTATGTACGAGCCAAAGAACCGCCTGTACGCACTGGTAAAAAAGTTGCCGTTATTGGTTCTGGGCCGGCTGGTTTGGCAGCGGCAGAGCAACTAAACCGGGCGGGTCATTCCGTAACAGTTTTCGAACGGGCCGATAAAATAGGTGGTTTATTGCGCTACGGTATTCCCGATTTTAAATTAGAAAAATGGGTAGTAGACCGTCGTTTGAAAGTAATGGAAGACGAAGGAGTAGTTTTTAGAACAAACTCCAACGTGGGGGAAAATATTAAAGTACCCGACGTGATGCGCTCTTTTGATGCTATTATCCTAACCGGTGGTTCTACCATTCCGCGTGATTTGCCTATTCCTGGCCGCCACCTGAAAGGGGTACACTTTGCCATGGATTTCTTAACCCAGCAAAACGGACGAATCAACGGAAAAGGAATTGCTCCGGAAGAAGAAATCTGGGCAACGGGTAAAAACGTGGTGGTAATTGGCGGAGGCGATACCGGCTCGGACTGCGTGGGTACTTCTAACCGGCACCGGGCTAAGTCTATCACGCAAATAGAAGTATTAGCCAAACCGCCGCAAGAACGCGATACTTCTACCCCGTGGCCGAATTGGCCTATGCAGTTACGTACGTCCACTTCGCACGAAGAAGGTTGTGACCGTAATTGGGCTTTAACTACTAAAGAGTTTGTCGGTGACGAGAACGGTAATTTAGTAAGTCTGAAAATTGCGCAAATGGATTGGGTAACTTCAGCGCCCGGCGAGAAACCTAAATTTCAGGAAGTGCCTGGCACCGAACGGGTTATTCCTTGTGAATTAGCTTTATTAGCAATTGGTTTTGTGCATCCGCAACATAACGGCATGATTCAGGAGCTTGGAGTAGAACTCGACGAGCGTGGTAACGTGAAAGCAGCCGATAATTTCCAGACCTCCGTACCAAAAGTTTTTACCGCAGGCGATATGCGTCGGGGACAATCCTTAGTAGTATGGGCTATTTCAGAAGGCCGGGAAGCGGCTCGTAATGTTGATATTTTCCTGACGGGTTCTACTAAATTAGAAGCCCGCGACATTTCGATGCTAAATACGGCCACCTTAGTATAAGCATAAATTTTAGTCGAATAAGAAAGGCTTTTGGGTTTACCAAAAGCCTTTCTTATTTATATAGATTTTGTTATTTCTTTGGCGGCACTACTAGCTTTCTCCGGTCGTAGGCCAAATTGGTAAATACTCCCAACCCGCCTTGAACGGTAGATTTTACACTACCCGGTTGGGCGAAAGGGTTACCGTTAGCATTTTTAGCATCTTCTACCGATTCATGAAAGTCGAAGAAAGCTTTATCAAAATGGTGTAAAGTAACAATTAACGAATCGCCCGGATCAAAATCGTAACCAGTACCAAACACAAAAGGTTGGCCGTTGTTTAATTCATCGGAAGAAGTATAATCTATTTCGGCCTTGTGGAATAAACTATCTCTATGAACAGAATATTGATAATAATCCTCGGTGGTACTATCGTCCTTAAATCGTGTTAGCACTAAGGCTTGCTCTTTATCATTAAAATTAAATTCTACCGTATCAATTTTCACTGGTGGTAAAATAGTGGTAATGCCTACTAACTTTCGACCTTTAGGATCGGTAATCGATAGAGTAAAAACATCGCCTGGATTAGCTTGAATAGCTTCATTGGTGGTATGGGTGTAAAATTTCCGGGTAACTTCGTCCATGCCTACTCCATAGGTTAACGTTTGGGGCACACCGTTGCGCGCAATTATAACTTCCGCATCTTGAATAATAACAAGGTCAGGTTTAGCTAAGTAAGAACTGCTTTCAACTAACGAGAGTCTTGCGGGTTGGCCTGGTTCCAAATAGCATTCTACCACCATCTGGCTTTGGTAGGTAGGTAAATTTATGTCTATATCTTTTTCCAAGTCACAGCTTGTTAGTAGACCTAGCAAAACCCAAAAAAGTAATAAACACTCTCTGCCGAGCATCCGCATAAACACTAAAATTTAAAGTTATAAGTAACCGACGGAATTACCGGGAATAAAGAAACTTGTTTGGCTTTATAGGCCTGGGGAATATCTGTTTCTGCAATTTTTATTTCGTCGAAATACACAAAGTAAGGATTTCGGCGGTTATAGGCATTGTAAACACTAAACGTTAAATCAGATTCGCCCCGACGCGGACGTAATTTGTAAACTAAGCCTAAATCCATCCGGTGATAGGCCGCTAGCCGAAATTGATTACGACCCAGGTAAACCGGTACCACGGAAATATCTTCGCCAGGTGGACCTTGTAACCCAAACCTGCCAACCGGAAGAGAATACGCGCTACCTGTGCCATACACCCAAGTACCAGTAATTTGCCAGCGTTTCGCTAATTGGTGCATTATGACCGCAGTAATATCATGCCGACGATCGGCCCGGGTAGGAAAGCGCTTACCATTGTTTATTTCAGCAAATTTCCGGTTCGACCAAGATAAAGTATAGCCAAGCCAGCCCGTGGTGCGTCCTGTTTTTTTCTCCAGATAAAATTCACTGCCGTAACTATCGCCGCGGCCAAACAAAAATTCTTTATCTAAATTATCGTTAACAAAAAGCTGGGCGCCATCTTTAAAATCGATCTGGTTTTTCATCCACTTATAGTATAACTCGTGCGTAAACAAATATTCACCGCCTTTAAATAAATGACTCCATCCTAAAGCTACTTGGGTAGAGCGTTGCGGTTTAACGGTGCTATTAGAAGGATACCAGATATCGGTAGGCAAGGAAGCACCGGAGTTACTTACTAAATGAATGTACTGCCGCATGCTGGTGAAACTGGCTTTTAGAGCCGTGTTTTCGGTAAGGCTATACCGCACCGCCGCCCGGGGCTCTAAAGCGGCAAAGCTGGTACCTTGGTTTAAGAAACCAGATAGCCGTACGCCATATTGGAAAGACCAGGCAGGAGTGGGCTGCCAATCATCGGCAACATAAATTCCGTATTCGCCGCCGCGGTAACGCGACCCAGCACCTAAACTAAAACTATTATCTTCGGCCCCGGCTTGGAACCGGCCTACCAGAAATTTATGATAGGTATAATGTGCCCCCAATTTTAGTTTATGCGCATTGCCGGGTAAGTAATCCAAATCAGTTTTAAGGGTATAATCCTGTATGTCGGAGCGCAGATTAAAGCTGAAAATATCGAGCTTATTGGTGATGGTATATTTGTAACTGGAAGTACTGAGTGTAGTATTGACAAATAAATTTGAATTAAAAGCGTGATTCCAGCGGAGAGAAGCTACTTTGTTGCCCCAGCCAAAATCAAATTTAAAACCACTGTTCCGAAAGCCAAAAATATCGTTACCTAAGTAACCGCTGAGGTACAAATTATCTTTAGGACCAAGGTTAAAGTTAGCTTTAGCATTTAAATCGTAAAAGTAATAATCCGGAATAGGGTTATAGTCTTCCTTATCTTTGTTGGCGCGGTTAGCCATACGGGTAAACACATCGGCGTAGGTACGGCGTCCGGATACAATAAACGAGGATTTACCTTTTTTTATTGGGCCCTCTAAGGTCAGGCGCGAGGCAATAAGACCAATTCCACCAGTAGCCCCAAATTTTTTGGTGTCTCCCTCGCGTAGCTTTACGTCTACCACCGACGATAATCGGCCCCCAAATTGGGCCGGAAAACCACCTTTGTACAAATCTACACTCCTAACGGCATCTGAATTAAACACGCTAAAAAAGCCAAACAAATGCGAGGCATTGTAAACAGTAGCATCATCGAGTAGAA
Proteins encoded in this region:
- a CDS encoding glutamate synthase subunit beta, yielding MGKPTGFMEYGRELPKKRDPKLRVNDYNELYEPFGEDKVQTQAARCMDCGVPFCHSGCPLGNIIPDFNDAVYEQNWELAAEILFSTNNFPEFTGRICPAPCEAACVLGINKPPVAIEEIEKNIAEVAFERGYVRAKEPPVRTGKKVAVIGSGPAGLAAAEQLNRAGHSVTVFERADKIGGLLRYGIPDFKLEKWVVDRRLKVMEDEGVVFRTNSNVGENIKVPDVMRSFDAIILTGGSTIPRDLPIPGRHLKGVHFAMDFLTQQNGRINGKGIAPEEEIWATGKNVVVIGGGDTGSDCVGTSNRHRAKSITQIEVLAKPPQERDTSTPWPNWPMQLRTSTSHEEGCDRNWALTTKEFVGDENGNLVSLKIAQMDWVTSAPGEKPKFQEVPGTERVIPCELALLAIGFVHPQHNGMIQELGVELDERGNVKAADNFQTSVPKVFTAGDMRRGQSLVVWAISEGREAARNVDIFLTGSTKLEARDISMLNTATLV
- a CDS encoding DUF4249 domain-containing protein yields the protein MEKDIDINLPTYQSQMVVECYLEPGQPARLSLVESSSYLAKPDLVIIQDAEVIIARNGVPQTLTYGVGMDEVTRKFYTHTTNEAIQANPGDVFTLSITDPKGRKLVGITTILPPVKIDTVEFNFNDKEQALVLTRFKDDSTTEDYYQYSVHRDSLFHKAEIDYTSSDELNNGQPFVFGTGYDFDPGDSLIVTLHHFDKAFFDFHESVEDAKNANGNPFAQPGSVKSTVQGGLGVFTNLAYDRRKLVVPPKK
- a CDS encoding TonB-dependent receptor, translated to MRLTIYLSLIFTLFLGCSVSIVAQNQYTISGTLRAADTGEILIGASAFITGTTIGATTNTHGFYSFRVTPGTYTVQFSYVGYETITRQITLSRNLRLNMSLPLAGNQLKEVVIEGGSLREKFAGAQMSIEQLTAREAKLLPALFGEVDILKTLQLKPGVQSGGEGTSGLYVRGGGPDQNLFLLDDATVYNASHLFGFFSVFNSDAVRSVDLYKGGFPAQFGGRLSSVVDVKLREGDTKKFGATGGIGLIASRLTLEGPIKKGKSSFIVSGRRTYADVFTRMANRANKDKEDYNPIPDYYFYDLNAKANFNLGPKDNLYLSGYLGNDIFGFRNSGFKFDFGWGNKVASLRWNHAFNSNLFVNTTLSTSSYKYTITNKLDIFSFNLRSDIQDYTLKTDLDYLPGNAHKLKLGAHYTYHKFLVGRFQAGAEDNSFSLGAGSRYRGGEYGIYVADDWQPTPAWSFQYGVRLSGFLNQGTSFAALEPRAAVRYSLTENTALKASFTSMRQYIHLVSNSGASLPTDIWYPSNSTVKPQRSTQVALGWSHLFKGGEYLFTHELYYKWMKNQIDFKDGAQLFVNDNLDKEFLFGRGDSYGSEFYLEKKTGRTTGWLGYTLSWSNRKFAEINNGKRFPTRADRRHDITAVIMHQLAKRWQITGTWVYGTGSAYSLPVGRFGLQGPPGEDISVVPVYLGRNQFRLAAYHRMDLGLVYKLRPRRGESDLTFSVYNAYNRRNPYFVYFDEIKIAETDIPQAYKAKQVSLFPVIPSVTYNFKF